A window from Chlamydiota bacterium encodes these proteins:
- a CDS encoding formyltransferase yields the protein MKLVVLGYHDIGYVCLKELLDAGADLRLVLTHADSPNETIWFRSVRDLARERGLPVLEPADVNAPEIVEKVRRIGPDIIFSFYFRQMVKQELLDIPRVGAFNLHGSLLPRYRGRCPVNWVLVRGETETGVTLHRMELKPDRGAIVAQRRVPIEFSDSARTLFDRMTAAAADLMRETWPLMLQGRFPETPQDQRLASYFGGRSRKDGLIDWSKPATEIYNLVRAVTRPYPGAFSPYAGGTLIVWWAEPDETAPTGGAAPGTVLPSRVPGALEIATGRGILRVTRAQREGGETAEGGSVARTIGVSPGTVLG from the coding sequence ATGAAGCTCGTCGTACTGGGGTACCACGACATCGGGTATGTCTGTCTGAAGGAACTGCTGGACGCCGGAGCGGATCTGCGTCTGGTGCTGACGCACGCCGACAGCCCGAACGAGACCATCTGGTTCCGCTCCGTCCGCGATCTCGCCCGCGAACGCGGCCTCCCCGTCCTCGAGCCGGCCGACGTGAACGCGCCGGAGATCGTGGAGAAGGTGCGCCGCATCGGCCCCGACATCATCTTCTCCTTCTACTTCCGCCAGATGGTCAAACAGGAGCTCCTCGACATCCCCCGCGTCGGCGCGTTCAACCTGCACGGCTCGCTTCTCCCCCGCTACCGCGGCCGCTGCCCGGTCAACTGGGTCCTCGTCCGCGGCGAGACCGAGACCGGCGTGACGCTCCACCGGATGGAGCTCAAGCCCGACCGGGGCGCCATCGTCGCCCAACGGCGGGTGCCGATAGAGTTCTCCGACAGCGCCCGAACGCTTTTCGACCGGATGACCGCCGCAGCCGCGGATCTGATGCGCGAGACATGGCCGCTGATGCTCCAGGGCCGCTTCCCGGAGACCCCGCAGGACCAGCGCCTCGCCTCATACTTCGGAGGTAGGTCGCGAAAGGACGGGCTGATAGACTGGTCCAAGCCCGCGACGGAGATCTACAACCTCGTACGCGCCGTCACCCGCCCCTACCCCGGCGCGTTCAGCCCGTATGCGGGCGGAACGCTCATCGTCTGGTGGGCCGAACCGGACGAAACGGCCCCGACCGGCGGCGCCGCGCCGGGGACCGTCCTCCCCTCGCGCGTCCCGGGCGCCCTCGAGATCGCAACCGGGCGTGGGATCCTCCGCGTCACCCGCGCGCAGCGGGAGGGGGGGGAGACGGCGGAGGGCGGATCCGTCGCCCGAACGATTGGGGTTTCCCCGGGGACCGTATTGGGGTAA
- a CDS encoding NAD-dependent epimerase/dehydratase family protein — protein sequence MRVLITGGAGFLGSHLTDAFLKDGHEVFILDTGSTFKIKHVLSHPKFHYVHDTVFNLEMLESLIIKCDLVYHMAAVVGVEHYVADPYAVLNVNINGTQNVLRLAHKHNKKVVFTSTSEVYGRNPKVPWDEDDDRVLGSTRIDRWCYSTSKGVGEHFCHAYRKMGLPVVIVRYFNVYGPRLDKIDVGRVLTIFIGQLLRNEPVTVIGDGSQTRCFTYVDDAIRATVAAGLKPEAEGEIFNIGTNVETSIRDLAELMIKVSGAKSKIKLVPKESIYGESYEDIQRRVPRVEKMKRILGVVATTPLEEGVRRTWEWFRDLAQ from the coding sequence ATGAGAGTGCTCATCACCGGCGGCGCGGGCTTTCTCGGCTCGCACCTCACCGACGCGTTTCTCAAGGACGGCCACGAGGTCTTCATCCTCGACACCGGCTCCACCTTCAAGATCAAGCACGTGCTTTCCCACCCGAAGTTCCACTACGTCCACGACACCGTCTTCAACCTCGAGATGCTCGAGTCGCTCATCATCAAATGCGACCTCGTCTACCATATGGCGGCGGTCGTGGGCGTCGAGCATTATGTCGCGGATCCGTACGCGGTCCTCAATGTCAACATCAACGGGACGCAGAACGTGCTGCGCCTCGCCCACAAGCACAACAAGAAGGTTGTCTTCACCTCCACCTCCGAGGTCTACGGTCGCAACCCCAAGGTCCCGTGGGACGAGGACGACGACCGGGTGCTCGGCTCGACCCGCATCGACCGCTGGTGCTACTCGACCTCCAAGGGGGTCGGCGAGCATTTCTGCCACGCCTACCGGAAGATGGGGCTGCCCGTGGTGATCGTCCGCTACTTCAACGTCTACGGCCCGCGCCTGGACAAGATCGACGTGGGACGCGTCCTCACCATCTTCATCGGCCAGCTCCTCCGCAACGAGCCGGTCACGGTCATCGGCGACGGCAGCCAGACCCGCTGCTTCACCTACGTCGACGACGCCATCCGAGCAACCGTCGCCGCGGGCCTCAAACCCGAGGCGGAGGGGGAGATCTTCAACATCGGCACCAACGTCGAAACCTCCATCAGGGACCTCGCGGAGCTGATGATCAAGGTCTCCGGGGCGAAGTCGAAGATCAAGCTCGTCCCGAAGGAGTCGATCTACGGTGAGAGCTACGAGGATATCCAGCGCCGCGTCCCCAGGGTCGAGAAGATGAAGCGGATCCTCGGCGTGGTGGCCACCACCCCGCTCGAGGAGGGCGTCCGCCGGACCTGGGAGTGGTTCCGGGACCTGGCGCAGTAG
- a CDS encoding bifunctional nuclease family protein has product MSNELIGLSMRRVVPAGGGYAVFLRGNEKTFVIYVDGEVGAAISLYRAGAPRSRPLTHDLLLSILKGLEIDVEKVVINDLRDNTFFARLFLQDNGASGKRIFEIDARPSDCLAVALLSGARIYAAPHVLEAAGDAPEPPAEGGG; this is encoded by the coding sequence ATGTCAAACGAACTGATCGGGCTGTCGATGCGCCGCGTGGTCCCGGCGGGCGGCGGTTACGCGGTCTTCCTCCGGGGCAATGAGAAGACCTTCGTGATCTATGTCGACGGGGAGGTGGGGGCCGCCATCTCCCTCTACAGGGCGGGCGCCCCGCGTTCCCGTCCGCTCACGCACGATCTCCTGCTCAGCATCCTCAAGGGGCTCGAGATAGACGTCGAGAAGGTGGTGATCAACGACCTCAGGGACAACACCTTCTTCGCGCGCCTGTTCCTGCAGGACAACGGGGCCTCGGGGAAGAGGATATTCGAGATCGACGCGCGGCCGAGCGACTGCCTCGCCGTCGCCCTGCTCAGCGGAGCGAGGATCTACGCGGCGCCGCATGTCCTCGAGGCGGCGGGGGACGCACCCGAGCCGCCCGCGGAGGGGGGCGGCTGA
- a CDS encoding class I SAM-dependent methyltransferase has protein sequence MKPTDIERFLYELFSGGRDIPGYYRLRRFLSDFELVRPAPETLLDAGCGWGAPKSIYLARHHPRTQVTGIDLSENAVTRAESLARKHGLENARFLRRDLTLPLDLGLFDCVIVSDVLEHVADDARLAANIDASLAPGGYVHVNAPFKAHDYDPSQLSPAEREDLARWMRDAGHVRFGYTIDEIEALFGGYEVVRARIVGNALCKLAFFLWEKAVFDPGRTPPRASVRRFALPFLGRLDAFADRWLVRKEPPPPPPPPLNERIFVQAIRAIDLGIEMETRGDLGERYLIGEEICVLLRKPS, from the coding sequence ATGAAGCCGACCGACATCGAGCGGTTCCTCTACGAGCTGTTCTCCGGCGGCCGGGATATTCCCGGCTACTATCGCCTGCGGCGCTTTCTCTCCGATTTCGAGCTCGTGCGCCCGGCCCCCGAAACCCTCCTCGACGCCGGCTGCGGGTGGGGGGCGCCGAAGAGCATCTACCTCGCCAGACACCACCCGCGCACACAGGTGACCGGCATCGACCTGTCGGAGAACGCCGTGACCCGCGCGGAATCCCTCGCGCGAAAGCATGGCCTCGAGAATGCGCGGTTTCTGCGGCGGGACCTGACCCTCCCTCTCGATCTCGGGCTGTTCGACTGCGTCATCGTTTCGGACGTCCTGGAACACGTTGCCGACGACGCGCGTCTCGCGGCGAATATCGACGCCTCCCTCGCCCCCGGTGGATACGTGCACGTCAATGCCCCCTTCAAGGCGCACGACTACGACCCCTCCCAGCTCAGCCCGGCGGAACGGGAGGATCTGGCGAGGTGGATGCGGGACGCTGGCCACGTGCGCTTCGGCTACACCATCGACGAGATCGAGGCCCTCTTCGGCGGCTACGAGGTGGTGCGCGCGCGGATCGTCGGCAACGCCCTGTGCAAGCTGGCCTTCTTCCTCTGGGAGAAAGCGGTGTTCGATCCCGGGAGGACGCCTCCCCGCGCCTCCGTGCGGCGCTTCGCGCTCCCGTTCCTCGGCCGGCTCGACGCGTTCGCGGATCGCTGGCTCGTCCGGAAAGAGCCCCCGCCCCCCCCGCCTCCCCCGCTCAACGAGCGGATCTTCGTCCAGGCGATCCGCGCGATCGATCTGGGCATCGAGATGGAGACGCGCGGGGATCTCGGCGAACGTTATCTCATCGGTGAGGAGATCTGCGTCCTGTTGCGGAAGCCGTCCTGA
- a CDS encoding TIGR00725 family protein, protein MRRGERPVVVGVVGASRPDRRAARNAYEVGRLVARRGAALICGGLGGVMAEAARGAREEGGLTIGVLPGDDRSRANPHISVPIVTGMGYARNIVIVRSAHAIIAIGGSYGTLSEIAYALNLGVPIVGLGTWEIGSIDRGGAGFPTAETPEEAVEKAFAGI, encoded by the coding sequence ATGAGGCGCGGGGAACGGCCGGTCGTCGTGGGGGTCGTCGGGGCGTCGCGCCCGGATCGGCGGGCCGCGCGAAACGCATACGAGGTGGGGCGGCTCGTCGCGCGGCGGGGGGCGGCGCTCATCTGCGGGGGGCTCGGCGGCGTGATGGCGGAGGCCGCGCGCGGCGCCCGCGAGGAGGGAGGCCTCACCATCGGCGTGCTCCCGGGGGACGACCGAAGCCGGGCCAACCCCCACATCTCCGTCCCGATCGTGACCGGGATGGGCTACGCGCGGAACATCGTGATCGTGCGCTCCGCGCATGCGATCATCGCCATCGGGGGCTCCTACGGCACGCTCTCGGAGATCGCCTACGCCTTGAATCTCGGCGTCCCGATCGTCGGGCTCGGGACGTGGGAGATCGGGAGCATCGACCGGGGCGGGGCCGGGTTCCCCACGGCGGAGACGCCGGAGGAGGCGGTGGAGAAGGCGTTCGCGGGGATCTGA
- a CDS encoding epoxyqueuosine reductase QueH, producing MPATRLLLHICCAPCSTHVIRVLSVGHAVTGYFFNPNIHPPAEHARRLAEASRHCRDSSLPLIVPPYRPRDWFDIVKKLDREPEGGARCARCIRMRLEETARAAAARGFERFGTTLTVSPHKNAALVNRLGREAGALHGVEFLDADFKKGDGYGESCRMSRALGIYRQNYCGCVFSALARRNRGGAKTPP from the coding sequence GTGCCCGCGACGCGGCTGCTCCTCCATATCTGCTGCGCCCCCTGCTCGACGCATGTCATCAGGGTCCTCTCCGTCGGCCACGCCGTGACCGGCTACTTCTTCAATCCGAACATCCACCCCCCCGCGGAACACGCGCGGCGGCTCGCCGAGGCCTCCCGCCACTGCCGCGACTCGTCGCTGCCGCTCATCGTCCCCCCGTACCGCCCCCGCGACTGGTTCGACATCGTCAAGAAACTCGATCGGGAGCCTGAGGGGGGGGCGCGGTGCGCCCGCTGCATCCGCATGCGGCTCGAGGAGACGGCCCGCGCCGCGGCGGCACGCGGTTTCGAGCGGTTCGGGACCACGCTCACCGTAAGCCCCCACAAGAACGCCGCCCTCGTCAACCGGCTGGGCCGGGAAGCCGGGGCGCTGCACGGCGTCGAATTCCTCGATGCGGACTTCAAGAAGGGGGACGGGTACGGGGAGAGCTGCCGGATGAGCCGGGCCCTCGGGATCTACCGGCAGAACTACTGCGGCTGCGTCTTCAGCGCCCTGGCGAGGCGGAACCGCGGAGGGGCGAAGACGCCCCCCTGA
- a CDS encoding 4-deoxy-4-formamido-L-arabinose-phosphoundecaprenol deformylase, whose product MPMHAKLCVLSLKIDVDTYRGMAEGVPRLADLLAGRGVRASFFIAMGPDNSGRAVLRFFTRRGFLKKMLRSNAVGMYGLRTALSGTLLPARQIARSFPGHIRDLLDAKHEVGIHGHDHVRWHDRIPRMGPEETRAEFGAACAVFREIVGRDADCSAAPGWSCSPRQLEAQDETGMRYHSDSRGTGPFFPSMGGYPATHLQVPTTLPTLDELLGSGACASPDDLSRLYLDRISARGRHVLTVHAEAEGMGWAGWFDRLLGELARRGVCFSMLGEIADEALGRPETIPRCALEMGELPGRAGLVAIQS is encoded by the coding sequence ATGCCCATGCACGCCAAGCTGTGCGTCCTTTCACTCAAGATCGACGTCGACACCTATCGCGGTATGGCGGAGGGGGTCCCCCGCCTCGCCGACCTCCTCGCCGGGCGCGGCGTCCGCGCGTCGTTCTTCATCGCCATGGGCCCGGACAACTCCGGCAGGGCGGTCCTGCGCTTCTTCACCCGCCGGGGTTTTTTGAAGAAGATGCTCCGCTCGAACGCCGTCGGGATGTACGGCCTCCGCACGGCCCTCTCCGGCACACTCCTCCCCGCCCGGCAAATTGCCCGGTCGTTCCCGGGCCATATCAGGGACCTTCTCGATGCGAAACACGAGGTCGGCATCCACGGCCACGACCACGTCCGCTGGCACGACCGGATCCCGCGTATGGGGCCGGAGGAGACGCGCGCGGAGTTCGGGGCGGCGTGCGCAGTCTTCCGCGAGATCGTCGGGCGCGACGCCGACTGCTCGGCCGCGCCCGGATGGAGCTGCTCGCCGCGCCAGCTCGAGGCGCAGGACGAGACCGGCATGCGCTACCACAGCGACAGCCGCGGGACGGGCCCGTTTTTCCCCTCGATGGGCGGCTACCCCGCGACGCACCTCCAGGTGCCGACCACCCTCCCGACACTCGACGAACTTCTCGGATCGGGGGCCTGCGCGAGCCCGGATGACCTCTCGCGCCTGTACCTCGATCGCATCTCGGCGCGGGGGAGGCACGTCCTCACCGTGCACGCCGAGGCGGAGGGGATGGGCTGGGCGGGCTGGTTCGACCGGCTCCTCGGCGAACTCGCGCGGCGCGGGGTCTGTTTCTCGATGCTGGGCGAAATCGCCGACGAGGCGCTCGGCCGGCCGGAAACGATCCCCCGCTGCGCGCTCGAGATGGGCGAACTGCCCGGCCGCGCCGGCCTCGTCGCCATACAGTCGTAG
- a CDS encoding glycosyltransferase family 9 protein: MGKRILVIKLDALGDVLRTTCILPALRTIHPSAQVTWITLPAAMPLLEHNPFIDRVIPYGAEALAMLRVERFDISLCLDAAPRSAALGSLARAGEKRGFRLDARGRVAPIGAEARAWLMMGLFDDAKKANRRTYQEIVMGISGLAGLRQEIVVALSDEEREFARRFAARKGLAPGGRGRAIVGVNTGSGSRWPMKQWPAALCADLVRRLAGLRGTRVLLFGGEEEKARNAAIRNAAGAALVDTGCGNSLREFIALVGLCDLLVSSDSLGLHVALGFGKKVVGLFGPTSSAEIDVYGRGVKIVSDADCACCYLRACERRPSCMARISPSAVFEAVQGLLNR; this comes from the coding sequence GTGGGGAAGCGGATCCTCGTCATCAAGCTCGACGCGCTGGGCGACGTGCTGCGGACCACCTGCATCCTCCCCGCCCTGCGAACAATCCATCCCTCGGCGCAGGTCACATGGATAACCCTCCCCGCCGCGATGCCGCTGCTCGAGCATAACCCGTTCATAGACCGGGTGATCCCGTACGGCGCCGAGGCGCTCGCGATGTTGCGCGTCGAGCGGTTCGACATCTCACTCTGTCTCGACGCGGCCCCGCGGAGCGCCGCGCTCGGGAGCCTCGCGCGGGCGGGGGAGAAGCGCGGGTTCCGCCTCGACGCCAGGGGCAGGGTGGCGCCGATCGGCGCGGAGGCCCGCGCCTGGCTCATGATGGGGCTCTTCGACGACGCGAAGAAGGCCAACCGCCGCACCTATCAGGAGATCGTGATGGGGATCAGCGGCCTCGCCGGGTTGCGCCAGGAGATCGTCGTGGCGCTCTCCGACGAGGAGAGGGAATTCGCCCGCCGTTTCGCCGCTCGGAAGGGACTCGCGCCCGGCGGGCGGGGGCGCGCGATCGTCGGCGTCAACACGGGGAGCGGGAGCCGCTGGCCGATGAAGCAGTGGCCGGCGGCCCTCTGCGCGGACCTGGTGCGGCGGCTCGCCGGGCTTCGCGGGACGCGGGTGCTCCTGTTCGGCGGGGAGGAGGAGAAGGCGAGGAACGCCGCGATACGGAACGCCGCGGGGGCGGCGCTGGTCGACACCGGGTGCGGCAACAGCCTCCGGGAGTTCATCGCGCTCGTCGGACTCTGCGACCTTCTCGTCTCGAGCGACAGTCTCGGGCTCCACGTCGCCCTCGGTTTCGGCAAGAAGGTCGTGGGGCTTTTCGGGCCGACCTCCTCCGCGGAGATCGACGTCTATGGGCGCGGGGTGAAGATCGTTTCAGACGCGGACTGCGCCTGCTGCTATCTCCGCGCGTGCGAACGCCGTCCTTCCTGCATGGCGCGGATCTCCCCCTCGGCCGTCTTCGAAGCGGTTCAAGGTCTTCTGAACCGGTGA
- a CDS encoding polyprenol monophosphomannose synthase: protein MKTMALIPTYNEASSILPLVREIVEQARDIEVLVVDDNSPDGTWRLVEEEARAVPRVHLLRRRDRRGRGLAGAEGFRRALEERADRIVEMDGDGSHDPAFIPDLLRAAGSAGLVIGSRYVPGGREEGRSRFRRAMSALARRYLRTVLGVRVKDPTSGFRCYTRETLAAITAEPLRARDPFIIAETLYRCARSGIRIVEVPIVFRDRRAGQSKLRAGTPLRYLVSAIRLRASGFGPRDRGIA, encoded by the coding sequence ATGAAGACGATGGCGTTGATCCCCACGTACAACGAGGCCTCCTCGATCCTCCCCCTGGTACGCGAGATCGTCGAGCAGGCAAGGGATATCGAGGTGCTGGTCGTGGACGACAACTCGCCCGACGGCACCTGGCGGCTCGTGGAGGAGGAGGCCCGGGCCGTCCCGCGCGTGCACCTCCTGCGCAGGCGCGACAGGCGCGGGCGGGGGCTCGCGGGCGCCGAGGGGTTCCGTCGGGCGCTTGAGGAGCGGGCGGACCGGATCGTGGAGATGGACGGGGACGGCTCGCACGACCCCGCGTTCATTCCCGACCTCCTGCGCGCGGCCGGGTCGGCGGGACTGGTGATCGGGTCGCGATACGTTCCCGGGGGGAGGGAGGAGGGGAGGAGCCGCTTCCGGAGGGCAATGAGCGCGCTCGCCCGGCGCTATCTGCGAACCGTGCTCGGCGTGCGGGTGAAGGACCCGACCTCGGGGTTCAGATGCTACACCCGGGAGACGCTCGCGGCCATCACCGCCGAGCCGCTCCGGGCGCGCGACCCGTTCATCATCGCGGAGACGCTCTACCGGTGCGCGCGCAGCGGCATCCGGATCGTCGAGGTGCCGATCGTGTTTCGCGACCGCAGAGCCGGGCAGTCGAAACTCCGGGCCGGGACGCCGCTGCGCTACCTCGTCTCGGCGATACGGCTCAGGGCCTCGGGGTTCGGCCCTCGGGACAGGGGGATCGCATGA
- a CDS encoding SDR family oxidoreductase, whose translation MQRILITGASGFLGWNLARSLSGTCELWGTFASHPVDIPGCLMERLDLEGAGDLTALVRRVRPAAVLHAAALVDVDLCEREPARARRLNVEAVGRIAEAAAEIGARLVYFSSDMVFDGTKGMYTEEDEPSPISVYGETKLEGERLALRTASSNVVARLSLMYGAGPAPHSSFLGWMRGRLEKGETVNLFTDQYRTPLYVRDACRAIGRILARPEARGVYHLAGPERMNRYELGRLAAAVFGFPERLLNPVRMDEMQGLMPRPKDNSMDNRKAARELGMQFTKAADGLGAVAREAAG comes from the coding sequence ATGCAAAGAATCCTCATCACCGGCGCAAGCGGTTTTCTCGGCTGGAACCTCGCGCGGAGTCTCTCGGGGACGTGCGAGCTATGGGGCACCTTCGCCTCCCATCCGGTCGATATCCCGGGGTGCCTGATGGAGCGGCTCGATCTGGAAGGAGCCGGCGATCTCACGGCCCTCGTGCGGCGCGTCCGGCCCGCCGCGGTGCTGCACGCCGCGGCGCTCGTCGACGTGGATCTTTGTGAGCGGGAGCCTGCGCGGGCGCGCAGGCTGAACGTGGAGGCGGTGGGGCGTATCGCGGAGGCAGCGGCGGAGATAGGCGCACGGCTCGTCTACTTCTCCTCGGATATGGTCTTCGACGGGACGAAGGGGATGTACACCGAGGAGGACGAGCCGTCCCCGATAAGCGTCTACGGGGAGACGAAGCTCGAGGGGGAACGGCTGGCGCTGCGGACCGCCTCCTCGAACGTCGTCGCGCGCCTGTCGCTTATGTACGGAGCGGGCCCCGCGCCGCACAGCTCCTTCCTCGGCTGGATGCGGGGCCGCCTCGAAAAGGGCGAGACGGTGAACCTCTTCACCGACCAGTACCGGACCCCGCTCTATGTCCGCGATGCGTGCCGCGCAATCGGGCGGATCCTCGCGAGGCCGGAGGCCCGCGGGGTGTACCATCTCGCGGGGCCGGAGCGGATGAACCGGTACGAGCTCGGACGGCTCGCGGCGGCGGTCTTCGGCTTCCCCGAGCGGCTTCTCAACCCGGTGCGGATGGACGAGATGCAGGGGCTTATGCCGAGGCCGAAAGACAACTCGATGGACAACCGGAAGGCGGCGCGGGAACTCGGCATGCAGTTCACGAAGGCGGCGGACGGTCTTGGGGCGGTGGCCCGGGAGGCGGCTGGATGA
- a CDS encoding polysaccharide deacetylase family protein produces the protein MRRYLPRRLVPILMYHRMGSIGRPSRSWLEPDLFEEGLDRLKRGGFAVLDLAALAERIRLGERMPRRAVALTFDDGWLDTYAAALPILVRFRVPATVFLVSGRIGLREYVGWGEIREMRSCGITFGAHTVSHPRLTEIPPEQARGEIEDSKKQLEDGLGEEVPTFCYPYGFFNRGVRDMVQAAGFRAACCNTPGRGWPDGDPFALKRVSVTYRMRGRAAWAAAMSGYYVFFKELRRGDKGYLRSSLGRRVGAADRAHGCTERL, from the coding sequence ATGAGGCGGTATTTGCCGCGGAGGCTCGTGCCGATACTGATGTACCACCGCATGGGGAGCATCGGCCGCCCGTCGCGCTCCTGGCTCGAACCGGACCTCTTCGAGGAGGGGCTCGACCGATTGAAGAGGGGCGGATTCGCGGTGCTGGATCTGGCCGCGCTTGCGGAGAGGATCCGCCTGGGGGAGCGGATGCCGCGCCGCGCGGTCGCGCTCACCTTCGACGACGGGTGGCTCGACACCTACGCCGCGGCCCTCCCGATCCTCGTCCGCTTCAGGGTTCCGGCGACGGTCTTCCTCGTCTCCGGGCGGATCGGGCTGCGGGAGTATGTCGGGTGGGGCGAGATACGGGAGATGCGCAGCTGCGGGATCACGTTCGGTGCGCACACCGTGAGCCATCCGCGCCTGACCGAGATCCCCCCGGAGCAGGCGCGAGGCGAGATCGAGGATAGCAAGAAGCAACTCGAGGACGGACTGGGCGAGGAGGTCCCGACCTTCTGCTACCCGTACGGATTCTTCAACCGGGGCGTGCGCGATATGGTGCAGGCGGCAGGGTTCCGCGCGGCGTGCTGCAACACGCCCGGGCGGGGGTGGCCCGACGGCGATCCGTTCGCCCTCAAGCGCGTCTCGGTGACCTACCGGATGCGGGGCCGCGCCGCCTGGGCGGCCGCCATGTCGGGGTACTACGTTTTTTTCAAGGAGCTGCGGCGGGGGGACAAGGGGTACCTTCGATCTTCCCTCGGTCGCCGGGTCGGCGCGGCTGACCGCGCACACGGTTGCACGGAGCGGCTATGA